The following coding sequences lie in one Glycine soja cultivar W05 chromosome 16, ASM419377v2, whole genome shotgun sequence genomic window:
- the LOC114390011 gene encoding receptor-like protein EIX2: MEKFQSTKLPSLLESLSIGSNSLEGGIPKSFGDACALRSLDMFNTSLSEEFPMIIHHLSGCARYSLERLYLGMNQINGTLPDLSIFSSLRELNLHGNKLNGEIPKDNKFPPQLEQLDLQSKSLKGVLTDYHFANMSKLYFLDLSDNSLLALAFSQNWVPPFQLSHIGLRSCKLGPVFPKWLETQNQFGDIDISNAEIADMVPKWFSANLAFREWISMNISYNNLHGEIPTGTQLQSFNASCYEDNLDLCGPPLEKLCIDGKPAQEPIVKVPEDENLLFTREFYMSMAIGFVISFWGVFGSILINRSWRHAYFKFISNFSNAIYVMAAVKVFKWHQRG, translated from the exons atggAAAAATTCCAGAGTACCAAATTGCCATCTCTGTTAGAGTCTTTGTCAATTGGATCAAACTCTTTAGAAGGTGGAATTCCCAAATCATTTGGGGATGCATGTGCTTTGCGCTCATTGGACATGTTTAATACTAGCTTGAGTGAAGAGTTTCCAATGATAATCCATCACTTGTCTGGATGTGCTAGGTATTCATTGGAACGATTATATCTAGGCATGAATCAAATCAACGGCACACTACCCGACCTCTCAATATTCTCATCTTTAAGAGAATTAAATCTTCATGGAAACAAGCTAAATGGAGAGATTCCTAAAGATAATAAATTTCCACCTCAACTGGAGCAACTAGATCTGCAATCAAAATCCTTGAAGGGTGTGCTCACTGACTATCATTTCGCTAATATGTCTAAGTTGTACTTCTTGGATTTATCTGACAACTCTTTATTGGCCTTGGCATTTAGCCAAAATTGGGTCCCACCATTTCAGTTGAGCCACATAGGATTGCGATCTTGCAAGCTAGGTCCAGTATTTCCCAAATGGTTGGAGACACAAAATCAATTTGGGGatattgacatttcaaatgcTGAAATAGCAGATATGGTTCCAAAGTGGTTTTCGGCTAATTTAGCATTCCGAGAATGGATTTCAATGAATATTTCATACAATAATCTCCATG GAGAAATTCCAACTGGTACACAATTACAGAGTTTCAATGCCTCATGTTATGAAGATAATCTTGATCTTTGTGGACCGCCACTAGAGAAATTGTGTATTGATGGGAAGCCTGCACAGGAACCCATTGTTAAAGTTCCTGAAGATGAAAATTTGCTTTTCACCCGTGAATTTTACATGAGTATGGCAATTGGATTTGTTATAAGCTTTTGGGGCGTTTTTGGTTCAATCTTAATAAATCGTTCTTGGAGACATGCTTATTTCAAGTTCATAAGCAATTTCTCAAATGCTATTTATGTCATGGCAGCCGTTAAAGTTTTCAAGTGGCATCAGAGAGGATAG